In Ctenopharyngodon idella isolate HZGC_01 chromosome 2, HZGC01, whole genome shotgun sequence, the following are encoded in one genomic region:
- the si:ch211-241e1.5 gene encoding gastrula zinc finger protein XlCGF57.1 isoform X1 — protein sequence MDCIKEENEDIRISESCRVKNEDTEDQVDLMLLKEESQELNEVEEKHHDFTSGDKSFSCAETEKRSSQKRTPKTVSKSCFTCRQCGKSFTRKGHLHSHLRIHTGESPFTCKQCGKSFNQKGNLKSHMRIHTGESPFTCQQCGKRFTQKGNLKSHMRIHTGESPFTCKLCGKSFAQKGNVRHHMRIHTGEKPFTCHQCGKSFTQKVTLNGHMRIHTRENCFICHQCGMSFTDMKHLNRHVITHTGEKPFKCPQCGRKFRLNKNLKSHMKIHTGEKPYMCHHCGKTYAHKGNLKVHVRLHTGERPFICPQCGKCFTHKGNLKSHIRLHTGERPYTCLQCGKSFTYQRDLKSHLQIHSGEKLQCSECGKTFAERINFINHLRIHSGERLLNCDYCSKKFLLPSHLEIHLKSHAVERPYFCSLCGKGFKWLGNLKSHQKMHSGVNACTRASYLKRHQQILTGEKMEKVSHSGKLFTASETLTETQEGVHTGEKLYNCSSCGMNFSTSIYLLAHKKKHCQK from the exons ATGGATTGTATTAAAGAAGAGAATGAAGACATAAGAATTTCAGAATCATGCAGAGTGAAaaatgaagatactgaggacCAAGTAG ACCTGATGCTGCTGAAAGAGGAAAGTCAAGAATTGAATGAAGTGGAGGAGAAACACCATGATTTCACAAGTGGAGACAAATCTTTTAGTTGCGCAGAGACTGAAAAGAGATCCTCACAAAAAAGAACTCCGAAAACAGTATCTAAAAGTTGTTTCACTTGCcgtcaatgtggaaagagtttcacgcGTAAAGGACACCTTCATAGCCACttgagaattcatactggagagagcCCTTTCACCTGCAaacagtgtgggaagagtttcaatcagaaaggaaaccttaaaagccacatgagaattcacactggcgAGAgccctttcacctgccaacagtgtggaaaacgtttcactcaaaaaggaaaccttaaaagccacatgagaattcacactggcgAGAGCCCTTTCACCTGCAAActgtgtgggaagagctttgCACAAAAAGGAAACGTTAGGCACCatatgagaattcacactggagagaagcctttcacatgtcatcagtgtggaaagagtttcacacaaaaagtaacCCTTAATggccacatgagaattcacacaaGGGAGAACTGTTTCATATGTCATCAGTGTGGAATGAGTTTCACAGACATGAAACACCTTAACAGGCATGTGATAACTCACACCGGAGAAAAGCCTTTCaaatgccctcagtgtggaaggAAGTTCCGATTAAATAAAAACCTGAAGAGTcacatgaaaattcacactggagagaagccttacatgTGCCATCACTGTGGAAAGACTTACGCACACAAAGGAAATCTTAAGGTTCACGTAAGGCTTCACACTGGAGAGCGGCCTTTTAtttgccctcagtgtggaaagtgtTTCACACATAAAGGAAATCTTAAGAGTCACATAAGACTTCATACCGGAGAGAGACCTTACACGTGtcttcagtgtggaaagagttttacttATCAAAGAGACCTAAAAAGTCATTTGCAGATTCATTCCGGTGAGAAACTCCAGTGTTCCGAGTGTGGAAAGACATTCGCAGAGAGGATCAACTTCATAAATCATCTGCgcattcactctggagaaaGGCTGCTTAATTGTGattactgtagtaaaaaatTCCTTTTGCCATCTCACTTAGAAATACATCTAAAAAGTCATGCTGTTGAGAGACCCTATTTTTGTTCGTTGTGTGGAAAGGGTTTTAAATGGCTCGGCAATTTAAAATCGCACCAGAAAATGCATAGTGGTGTGAATGCCTGTACCAGAGCAAGCTACTTGAAACGGCACCAACAAATCCTTACGGGAGAAAAAATGGAAAAGGTTTCACATAGTGGAAAGCTTTTCACTGCTTCAGAAACTttaacagaaacacaagaaggGGTGCATACTGGAGAGAAGTTATACAACTGCTCTTCATGTGGGATGAATTTCAGCACATCAATTTATCTTTTGGCTCATAAAAAGAAGCACTGTCAGAAGTAG
- the si:ch211-241e1.5 gene encoding gastrula zinc finger protein XlCGF57.1 isoform X2 — translation MLLKEESQELNEVEEKHHDFTSGDKSFSCAETEKRSSQKRTPKTVSKSCFTCRQCGKSFTRKGHLHSHLRIHTGESPFTCKQCGKSFNQKGNLKSHMRIHTGESPFTCQQCGKRFTQKGNLKSHMRIHTGESPFTCKLCGKSFAQKGNVRHHMRIHTGEKPFTCHQCGKSFTQKVTLNGHMRIHTRENCFICHQCGMSFTDMKHLNRHVITHTGEKPFKCPQCGRKFRLNKNLKSHMKIHTGEKPYMCHHCGKTYAHKGNLKVHVRLHTGERPFICPQCGKCFTHKGNLKSHIRLHTGERPYTCLQCGKSFTYQRDLKSHLQIHSGEKLQCSECGKTFAERINFINHLRIHSGERLLNCDYCSKKFLLPSHLEIHLKSHAVERPYFCSLCGKGFKWLGNLKSHQKMHSGVNACTRASYLKRHQQILTGEKMEKVSHSGKLFTASETLTETQEGVHTGEKLYNCSSCGMNFSTSIYLLAHKKKHCQK, via the coding sequence ATGCTGCTGAAAGAGGAAAGTCAAGAATTGAATGAAGTGGAGGAGAAACACCATGATTTCACAAGTGGAGACAAATCTTTTAGTTGCGCAGAGACTGAAAAGAGATCCTCACAAAAAAGAACTCCGAAAACAGTATCTAAAAGTTGTTTCACTTGCcgtcaatgtggaaagagtttcacgcGTAAAGGACACCTTCATAGCCACttgagaattcatactggagagagcCCTTTCACCTGCAaacagtgtgggaagagtttcaatcagaaaggaaaccttaaaagccacatgagaattcacactggcgAGAgccctttcacctgccaacagtgtggaaaacgtttcactcaaaaaggaaaccttaaaagccacatgagaattcacactggcgAGAGCCCTTTCACCTGCAAActgtgtgggaagagctttgCACAAAAAGGAAACGTTAGGCACCatatgagaattcacactggagagaagcctttcacatgtcatcagtgtggaaagagtttcacacaaaaagtaacCCTTAATggccacatgagaattcacacaaGGGAGAACTGTTTCATATGTCATCAGTGTGGAATGAGTTTCACAGACATGAAACACCTTAACAGGCATGTGATAACTCACACCGGAGAAAAGCCTTTCaaatgccctcagtgtggaaggAAGTTCCGATTAAATAAAAACCTGAAGAGTcacatgaaaattcacactggagagaagccttacatgTGCCATCACTGTGGAAAGACTTACGCACACAAAGGAAATCTTAAGGTTCACGTAAGGCTTCACACTGGAGAGCGGCCTTTTAtttgccctcagtgtggaaagtgtTTCACACATAAAGGAAATCTTAAGAGTCACATAAGACTTCATACCGGAGAGAGACCTTACACGTGtcttcagtgtggaaagagttttacttATCAAAGAGACCTAAAAAGTCATTTGCAGATTCATTCCGGTGAGAAACTCCAGTGTTCCGAGTGTGGAAAGACATTCGCAGAGAGGATCAACTTCATAAATCATCTGCgcattcactctggagaaaGGCTGCTTAATTGTGattactgtagtaaaaaatTCCTTTTGCCATCTCACTTAGAAATACATCTAAAAAGTCATGCTGTTGAGAGACCCTATTTTTGTTCGTTGTGTGGAAAGGGTTTTAAATGGCTCGGCAATTTAAAATCGCACCAGAAAATGCATAGTGGTGTGAATGCCTGTACCAGAGCAAGCTACTTGAAACGGCACCAACAAATCCTTACGGGAGAAAAAATGGAAAAGGTTTCACATAGTGGAAAGCTTTTCACTGCTTCAGAAACTttaacagaaacacaagaaggGGTGCATACTGGAGAGAAGTTATACAACTGCTCTTCATGTGGGATGAATTTCAGCACATCAATTTATCTTTTGGCTCATAAAAAGAAGCACTGTCAGAAGTAG